From the genome of Vitis riparia cultivar Riparia Gloire de Montpellier isolate 1030 chromosome 2, EGFV_Vit.rip_1.0, whole genome shotgun sequence, one region includes:
- the LOC117929756 gene encoding peroxidase 55-like, translating to MESPNDGTRFSFVNCTIIGTGKIYLGGAWGEYSTAVYSNYRIADMITPSGWSDWNKPERRRYYQNLVAGKGLFTSDEALFSDPSSQPTVIDFANSPGEFNGAFITAMRKLGRVGVKTGDQGEIRKDCTAFNS from the exons ATGGAATCACCTAACGATGGCACAAGATTCTCCTTTGTAAATTGCACAATCATTGGAACTGGAAAAATCTACCTAGGAGGAGCTTGGGGTGAATATTCAACAGCAGTTTACTCAAACTACAGGATTGCTGATATGATAACTCCTAGCGGATGGAGTGATTGGAACAAGCCAGAGAGGAGAAG GTATTACCAGAATCTGGTGGCAGGAAAGGGTTTGTTCACTTCAGATGAGGCGCTCTTCAGTGACCCTTCATCTCAACCTACAGTCATTGATTTTGCCAACAGCCCAGGTGAGTTCAATGGAGCTTTCATCACCGCAATGAGGAAGCTTGGGAGAGTTGGCGTCAAAACTGGTGACCAAGGAGAGATTAGGAAGGATTGCACAGCCTTTAATTCATGA
- the LOC117905959 gene encoding protein PIN-LIKES 3-like, whose translation MKSMHLHTLLVFYIFYPALVASNLADTVTASSLATMWFMPVNILLTFIIGSALGWILIKITRPPQHLHALILGCCSAGNMGNLFFIIIPAICEESDNPFGSWICLEHTTLTSVTSKEALTLSLVGQDQSIR comes from the exons atgaagagtaTGCATCTTCATACTCTT CTTGTGTTCTATATATTCTATCCTGCACTGGTAGCTAGCAACCTGGCTGATACAGTTACAGCTAGTAGTTTGGCTACAAT GTGGTTCATGCCGGTGAATATACTTCTGACTTTTATCATTGGCTCAGCACTTGGTTGGATACTCATAAAAATCACCAGACCACCCCAACATCTACATGCACTTATACTTGGTTGTTGTTCCGCAG GAAATATGGGGAACTTGTTTTTCATTATCATCCCGGCAATCTGTGAGGAGTCAGACAATCCTTTTGGCTCATGGATCTGTCTGGAACACACTACTTTAACCAGTGTTACATCCAAGGAAGCATTGACTTTATCTTTGGTGGGGCAAGATCAATCTATCAGGTAA